A window from Phaenicophaeus curvirostris isolate KB17595 unplaced genomic scaffold, BPBGC_Pcur_1.0 scaffold_213, whole genome shotgun sequence encodes these proteins:
- the LOC138734770 gene encoding LOW QUALITY PROTEIN: fibroblast growth factor 11-like (The sequence of the model RefSeq protein was modified relative to this genomic sequence to represent the inferred CDS: inserted 1 base in 1 codon), which produces MAALASSLIRQRRGGREVPPQRXPGPQRPPGTPGPPSLCQQQLRGLVAKVRGCGRRRRPREKPPVPQLRGAVCRLRCGHGHFLHMGPDGRVDGTREEAGPGTLFNLIPVGLRVVAIQGARAGRYLAMSGAGLVYASVHFTAECRFKEGVFEGSHVLYASALYRQRRSGRAWYLGLDRHGRPMAGHRVRKEKAAAHFLPQLLEVALYREPSLHEVEEPPGPPPEAT; this is translated from the exons ATGGCGGCCCTGGCCAGCTCGCTGATCCGTCAGCGGCGGGGGGGTCGCGAGGtgcccccccagc cccccggcccccagcgcccccccgggacccccgggCCCCCCTcgctctgccagcagcagctccgaGGCCTCGTCGCCAAAGTCAGGGGGTGCGGGAGGAGGAGGCGCCCGCGGGAGAAACCCCCCgtg CCGCAGCTGCGGGGGGCCGTGTGCCGGCTGCGCTGCGGCCACGGGCACTTCCTGCacatggggccggacgggagaGTGGACGGGACCCGCGAGGAGGCGGGGCCGGGCA CGCTGTTCAACCTGATCCCCGTGGGGCTCCGCGTCGTCGCCATCCAGGGCGCCCGCGCCGGCCGCTACCTCGCCATGAGCGGAGCCGGCCTCGTCTACGCCTCC GTTCACTTCACGGCCGAGTGCCGCTTCAAGGAGGGGGTTTTCGAGGGGTCGCACGTGCTCTACGCCTCCGCCCTGTACCGGCAGCGCCGCTCGGGCCGCGCCTGGTACCTCGGCCTCGACCGGCACGGCCGCCCCATGGCCGGACACCGCGTGCGCAAGGAGAAGGCGGCCGCGCAtttcctgccccagctgctcgAGG TCGCTCTGTACCGGGAGCCGTCGCTGCACGAGGTGGAGGAgccaccgggacccccccccgaGGCCACGTAG